From one Caldithrix abyssi DSM 13497 genomic stretch:
- the xseB gene encoding exodeoxyribonuclease VII small subunit — protein MAAKKMTFEEALARLEEIVGKLESGEISLDKSIKAFEEGQKLVQFCLQKLNEAETKVKKLSQDGDGNFNSSDL, from the coding sequence ATGGCAGCAAAAAAAATGACATTCGAAGAGGCCTTAGCGCGCCTGGAAGAAATTGTCGGAAAATTAGAGAGCGGTGAAATTTCGCTGGACAAAAGCATCAAAGCTTTTGAGGAAGGCCAGAAACTGGTTCAGTTTTGCCTGCAAAAATTAAACGAGGCGGAAACCAAAGTCAAAAAACTTTCGCAAGACGGCGACGGTAATTTTAATTCAAGTGATTTGTAA
- the xseA gene encoding exodeoxyribonuclease VII large subunit, protein MWTEDTHIFSVSELTHTIKKLLEENIPTIWLEGEVSNFKAHSSGHYYFTLKDEQAQISAVIWRSRVFNIDFKLEDGMHVQALGNVRVFERSGRYNFDIIHIQPAGIGRLQMEFERLKKQLAAEGLFDSKFKKPIPKFPLRVGVVTSDTGAAIKDIINVLSRRAPHVQIILRPVQVQGEGAARDIARAIKEFNEYGKVDVLIVGRGGGSLEDLWAFNEETVARAIFDSKIPVISAVGHEIDYTIADFVADLRAPTPSAAAELAVPDFNEIKQSILLYGQRLKRAVVLKIERHKQQLESIRRSYGLRRLEDILHQYAYRVDELTNQLIRNYEQNVSAHKRHLEQINLRLLNLNPKKVLERGYSISYINGQVLKDAAMVKSGEEIRTELFKGEILGRVTKVVKGK, encoded by the coding sequence ATGTGGACAGAAGATACGCACATATTTAGTGTTAGCGAATTAACGCACACCATAAAAAAACTCTTAGAAGAAAACATTCCCACTATCTGGCTCGAAGGAGAAGTTTCCAACTTTAAGGCGCATTCTTCGGGCCATTATTATTTTACGCTTAAAGATGAGCAGGCACAAATTTCGGCAGTTATCTGGCGTTCGCGTGTGTTCAATATCGACTTTAAACTGGAAGACGGAATGCATGTCCAGGCTCTGGGCAATGTGCGTGTATTTGAACGCAGCGGGCGTTACAACTTCGATATCATTCACATCCAGCCGGCCGGTATAGGGCGCCTACAAATGGAGTTTGAACGTCTGAAAAAGCAGTTAGCGGCCGAGGGGCTGTTTGATTCAAAATTTAAAAAGCCCATACCTAAATTTCCGTTGCGCGTGGGCGTGGTTACCTCTGATACGGGGGCGGCCATCAAAGACATTATTAATGTTTTAAGCCGGCGTGCGCCTCATGTGCAAATTATTTTACGGCCGGTGCAGGTTCAGGGCGAGGGGGCGGCCAGAGATATTGCCAGAGCCATTAAGGAATTTAATGAATATGGCAAGGTGGACGTGCTGATTGTCGGGCGGGGAGGCGGCTCGCTGGAAGACCTGTGGGCCTTTAATGAAGAAACGGTCGCCCGCGCCATTTTCGACTCAAAGATTCCTGTTATTTCGGCGGTCGGGCATGAAATCGACTACACCATTGCCGACTTTGTGGCCGACCTGCGCGCGCCGACGCCCTCGGCAGCGGCAGAATTGGCCGTGCCCGATTTCAACGAAATCAAACAAAGTATTCTGCTTTACGGTCAAAGATTAAAACGGGCCGTTGTGCTGAAAATTGAGCGGCACAAACAGCAGCTGGAAAGCATTCGCCGCAGCTACGGATTGCGGCGCCTGGAAGACATTCTGCATCAATACGCCTACCGCGTTGATGAACTAACCAATCAACTGATCAGAAATTACGAACAAAACGTAAGCGCCCATAAACGACATCTGGAACAGATAAATTTGCGTCTTTTGAATTTAAATCCTAAAAAAGTGCTGGAAAGAGGTTACAGTATTAGCTATATTAACGGGCAGGTATTAAAAGATGCCGCCATGGTCAAAAGCGGTGAGGAAATCCGGACGGAATTGTTTAAAGGGGAAATTCTGGGTAGGGTTACCAAAGTAGTAAAAGGGAAGTAA
- a CDS encoding tetratricopeptide repeat protein yields MQRQGSPMEQNHPDMEKMRQIQELKDRLKQEPENGQLMVHLANSYFDIGRFDLAKIYYKKAIEHQVKTPEVFIDIGVSYFNLAKLDSALMYVDEALKLEPDHRLGLYNKGVIEYNLNKFQNAIITWEKLIKVYPESKEATTVKQFIEEAKKRLNKS; encoded by the coding sequence ATGCAGCGCCAGGGTTCTCCTATGGAGCAGAATCATCCGGATATGGAAAAAATGCGCCAGATTCAGGAGCTTAAAGATAGGCTAAAACAAGAACCGGAAAACGGCCAGTTGATGGTGCATCTGGCGAATAGTTATTTTGACATTGGTCGTTTTGATCTGGCAAAAATCTACTACAAAAAGGCGATAGAGCATCAGGTAAAAACGCCCGAAGTATTTATTGATATTGGGGTGTCTTACTTTAACCTGGCAAAGCTCGATTCGGCGTTGATGTATGTGGATGAAGCTTTAAAGCTGGAGCCAGACCATCGCCTGGGGCTTTATAACAAGGGCGTTATTGAGTACAATTTAAATAAATTTCAGAATGCAATTATTACCTGGGAAAAATTAATAAAAGTCTATCCCGAGTCTAAAGAAGCGACAACAGTAAAGCAATTTATCGAAGAAGCGAAAAAGAGGTTAAATAAGTCCTAA
- the uvrC gene encoding excinuclease ABC subunit UvrC: protein MKLEDKLSRIPAKPGCYLFKDQSGAILYVGKANVLKNRVRSYFQKSRPFHPRLNALVKKIADIEWIVTDSEVEALILENNLIKEHKPRYNVNLRDDKTYPFIRITSEDFPQVFVTRKIVRDGSEYFGPYTDVKNVRYVLKTLRQIFPIRSCKFQLTPQVIEKKKVDLCLDYYIKKCKGPCQGLQSKEDYARMIEQVRKFLRGKTDELSKELKRQMADLAARMEFEEAALVRDRLKALEQYRNNQKIVQGDFKDRDVFAIALEDQDACTVVFKIREGKIIGKQHFYLKQVGWKNDAEVLEEFLNQYYFSNQDRPQEIFVQTALESASALESWLTRESGRRVRVVTPQRGEKHKLVQMAVKNARFLLDELQLQKMKKEQTVHFTVLALHRDLNLPKPPLIIECFDISNIQGSDAVASMVCFENGKPKKSEYRRFKINTKQTPDDFAMMREVIGRRYRRLLDEKKRLPDLIVVDGGKGQLSSAVQVLKQLGLEDQPVIGLAKRLEEVFVPGEKESRILPEKSSGLRLLQQIRDEAHRFAVTFHRKRRSKRTLHSTLDDIPGVGPTRRQKLLRVFGSVKNVAAASKHELMSKAGLPEKVAEAVKEFFEKNPL from the coding sequence ATGAAGTTAGAAGATAAATTATCGCGCATCCCGGCAAAACCAGGTTGTTATTTGTTTAAGGATCAAAGCGGCGCCATTTTGTACGTGGGCAAAGCCAATGTGCTCAAAAACCGCGTACGCTCCTATTTTCAGAAATCCCGGCCGTTTCACCCGCGTTTAAATGCCCTGGTTAAGAAAATTGCCGACATTGAGTGGATTGTCACCGATTCAGAAGTGGAAGCCTTAATCCTCGAAAACAATCTGATCAAAGAGCACAAACCACGCTACAATGTCAATTTACGCGACGACAAGACCTACCCTTTCATCCGCATCACCAGCGAAGATTTTCCGCAGGTTTTTGTCACGCGTAAAATTGTGCGCGACGGATCGGAATATTTTGGTCCTTACACAGACGTAAAAAACGTTCGTTACGTCCTAAAAACCTTACGGCAAATCTTTCCCATTCGCTCTTGCAAATTCCAGCTCACGCCGCAGGTCATCGAAAAAAAGAAGGTCGATTTGTGCCTGGACTATTACATCAAAAAATGTAAAGGGCCGTGCCAGGGGCTGCAAAGCAAAGAAGATTACGCGCGAATGATCGAGCAGGTGCGCAAGTTTTTGCGAGGGAAAACGGACGAGTTGAGCAAGGAGCTTAAACGACAAATGGCCGACTTGGCCGCCAGAATGGAATTTGAAGAAGCGGCGCTGGTGCGCGATCGCCTTAAGGCGCTGGAACAGTACCGTAACAATCAAAAAATCGTTCAGGGCGATTTTAAAGACCGGGATGTTTTTGCCATTGCCCTGGAAGATCAGGATGCCTGCACGGTGGTTTTTAAAATCCGCGAAGGCAAGATCATCGGCAAACAACATTTTTATCTGAAGCAGGTCGGCTGGAAGAATGATGCAGAAGTGCTGGAAGAATTCTTAAACCAGTACTATTTTTCCAATCAGGACCGGCCTCAGGAGATTTTTGTTCAGACCGCTCTGGAATCTGCCTCGGCTCTGGAAAGCTGGCTTACGCGGGAATCGGGGCGCAGGGTGCGCGTGGTGACGCCGCAGCGCGGCGAAAAGCACAAACTAGTGCAAATGGCCGTTAAAAACGCCCGCTTTTTACTGGACGAGTTGCAGCTGCAAAAGATGAAAAAAGAACAAACCGTTCACTTTACGGTGCTTGCCCTGCACCGCGACCTGAATTTACCCAAACCGCCGCTGATCATTGAATGCTTTGACATCTCCAATATTCAGGGTAGCGACGCCGTGGCTTCCATGGTATGCTTTGAAAACGGCAAACCCAAAAAAAGCGAATACCGCCGTTTTAAAATCAACACCAAACAAACCCCGGATGACTTTGCCATGATGCGCGAGGTGATCGGCCGACGCTACCGCCGACTGCTTGACGAAAAAAAACGTCTGCCCGATTTGATCGTCGTCGATGGCGGCAAGGGACAGCTCTCCTCCGCCGTGCAGGTGCTCAAACAATTGGGTCTGGAAGATCAGCCGGTCATCGGTCTGGCTAAACGACTGGAAGAGGTTTTTGTACCCGGCGAAAAAGAGTCCCGAATTCTGCCGGAGAAATCATCGGGCCTGCGTTTGCTGCAACAAATTCGCGACGAAGCCCATCGTTTTGCCGTTACCTTCCACCGCAAAAGGCGTTCAAAAAGAACGCTACACTCCACATTGGATGACATTCCCGGCGTGGGCCCCACGCGCAGACAAAAATTGCTGCGCGTATTCGGCTCAGTTAAAAACGTGGCCGCTGCCAGCAAACATGAGCTGATGAGTAAAGCCGGTCTCCCGGAAAAAGTGGCGGAAGCGGTTAAAGAGTTTTTCGAGAAAAATCCGCTGTGA